A segment of the Candidatus Andeanibacterium colombiense genome:
GTCGGCGCGACGCTGGCGCAGCGCGGGATCGGGGTGGTCTATGGCGGCGGACGGCTGGGCCTGATGGGTGCGGTCGCTTCGGGTGCGCTCGAAGCCGGCGGCGAGGTGATCGGGGTGATCCCCGAGGCGCTGGTCGCGGCCGAGGTCGCCAATCCGGAATGCACCGAACTGGTGGTGGTTTCCACGATGCACGAGCGCAAGCGCGCCTTCACCGACCGCGCGGACGGTTTCCTGACGATCCCCGGCGGGGTCGGGACGATGGACGAATTGTGGGAAGCGGTCAGCTGGGCGCAGCTCGGCTATCACGGCAAGCCGGTCGGGCTGCTCAACGCCTTCGGCTTCTTCGATCATCTGCTCGCATTCAACCGCCACATGGCCGAGGTCGGCTTCGTCCGCCCGGCCCACCAGGGCATCATCATCGCCGAGGAGCGGCTCGAATCCCTGCTCGAACGGATGGAAGCGCATGAACCCCACCGGCCGATCTTCGCGATGAAGGCGGAGGATCTGTGAGCAAGGGCTACCGACCGCTAGTCACGTCGGACTGGGTGCGCGAGACCGTGCCGATCTCAGGCGGGAAGCGCCAGCGGCGGGTGCTGGTGATGCAGGCACGCGAGACGATCCGCGCAGGCTCGAAGAGCTTCGCCGCCGCGAGCCGGCTGTTCGACCGCACCACCCGCGAGCGTGTGTGGCTGCTCTATGCCTGGTGCCGGCGCTGCGACGATCTGACCGACGGCCAGCAGGGCGGCGGCGCATTGGGCGACCAGTCCAGGGTCAAGAAACGGGTCAAGGCGATCCGCGCGCTGACCGAGCGGGCGCTATCGGGCCAAGCGCCCGGCGACCCGGCCTTCGACAGCTTCGGTATCGTCGCGCGCGAAACCGGGATCACCCCGAAGATGGCGTCAGACGTCATCCGCGGCTTCGAACTCGACGCCGAGGGCTGGAAGCCGCAGACCGAAGCGGATCTGATGCGCTATTGCTTCCACGTCGCCGGAGCGGTCGGGGTGATGATGGCGGTGGTGATGGGCGTGTCGCCGCGGGACGAGGAAACGCTCGACCGCGCCTGCGACCTCGGCATCGCGTTCCAGCTCGCCAATATCGCGCGCGACGTGCTGGAGGATGACGCGGCCGGCCGCTGCTACCTGCCCGCCGAATGGCTCGCCGAGCTGAGGATCCCGCCCGACAAGCTCAGGCACAAGCGCTATCGCAAGAAACTCGCGACGCTGGCCGAGCGGCTCGCGGTGCTGGCGAAGCAGCACAAGCGCGCGGCGCTGGCCGGGACGAAAACCCTTGCCTTCCGCAAGCGTTGGGCGATCCGCTCCGCCGCCGGCATTTACGGCGCGATCGCGGTCGAGGTGGCCAAGCGCGGAGAAACGGCGTGGGACGCGCGGGTCAGCACCACGAAACTCGCCAAGGCGCGCTTCGTCGCGGGAGCGTTCTTCCGCTCGCTCCTGCCGGCGCCAAAACTCAAGCAGGTGCCTGCATGGAGCCGCTCGGCGATGGGCGAAGCCTAGGGCACTTGCCCCGGCCGCCCCACGCGGGCACTCTTGCCGCACAACGAGGGGAGAAGTTCGTATGGCTCGGGAAGCCGATGGGGTTACGCGCGCTTCGGTGAAGGTCATCGCCGCATCCTCGCTCGGCACGGTGTTCGAGTGGTACGACTTCTATCTCTACGGCCTGCTCGCGACGATCATCTCGGCGCAGTTCTTCTCGGGCGTGAACGAGACCACCGCCTTCATCCTCGCGCTCGCCGCCTTCGCCGCGGGCTTTGCGGTGCGGCCGTTCGGGGCGCTGGTGTTCGGGCGGGTCGGCGACCTGGTCGGGCGCAAATACACCTTCCTGGTGACGATGGGGATCATGGGCGCCTCGACCTTCACGGTCGGGCTGCTGCCGTCCTACGCAACGATCGGGGTCGCGGCGCCCCTGCTGCTGGTCGCGCTGCGGCTGCTGCAGGGCCTCGCGATCGGAGGCGAATACGGCGGCGCGGCGATCTATGTCGCCGAGCATGCCCCGGAAGGCAAACGCGGCTTCTACACCAGCTTCATCCAGACCAATTCGACCGCCGGACTGTTCGCCGCGCTGCTGCTGGTGATCGGCCTGCGCGCGACGATGGCGCCGGACGCATTCGCCGATTGGGGCTGGCGCCTGCCGTTCCTGCTTTCGGCGGTGCTGCTCGCGATCTCGCTGTGGATCCGCCTGCAACTCGCCGAAAGCCCGGTGTTTCAGAAGATGAAGGACGAAGGCGCGACCTCGGCGGCGCCGCTGTCCGAAGCCTTCGGCAAATGGAGCAATCTGCGCTGGGGCGTGATCGCGCTGTTCGGCGCGGTCGCCGGGCAGGCAGTGATCTGGTACACCTCGCAATTCTACGCGCTGTTCTATCTCGAGCGCGTCCTCAAAGTCGATGGCGCGACGACCAACATATTGATCGCGATAGCACTGGCGATCGGTACGCCGCTCTATCTCCTGTTCGGCTGGCTGAGCGACCGGGTGGGACGCAAGCTTGTGATCATGGCCGGCCTGGCGCTGGGCGTCGTCACGCTCAATCCGCTGTTCACCGCACTCACCGCCGCGGCCAATCCGGCTTTGGCCGATGCGCAGGCGACGGCGCCAGTAACCGTGGCCGCCGACCCGGAATACTGCTCCGTGCAGTTCGATCCGGTAGGCAGGAACAAGTTCGATACGACGGGGTGCGACGTTGCCAAATCGGCACTGGCAAAAGCCGGCATTCCTTATGCCGACGGGCGCCCAAAGGTGGAAAACCTTCTGATTGCCATCGAAACTTTCACCCCCCCTCAGCCGGTTCGGGTGAAGGTCGGCGATGTGGTGCTGCCGACGCTTGCCCCGGTAAAACCCTCAGCGGAAGAAGTCGCCGCCTTCAGAAGCGCTCTGACTGGCGAACTTGCCAAGGCCGGCTATCCTGCGCAGGCGGACCCGGCCCGGATCGATTATCTCAGGGTTATCGCGATCCTGGTCGCGCTGCTGGTCCCGGTGACGATGACCTATGGGCCGCTCGCCGCGCTGCTGGTCGAGCTGTTCCCGACCCGCATCCGCTACACCGCACTCAGCCTGCCCTATCATATCGGCAACGGCTGGTTCGGGGGCTTCCTGCCGACCATCGCCTTCGCGATCGTTGCGGCGACCGGGAATATCTACGCCGGGCTGTGGTATCCGATCGGGGTCGCCGCGATGACGCTGGTGGTCGGGCTGCTGTTCCTGCCGGAAACCTTCAGGCGCAGGATCGATCACGAGGGCTAGGCGAGGAAGGCCGCGACCTCCGCCCGCTCCGCCTCGCTCATATGCAGGCCGAGCTTGCTGCGACGCCAAAGAACGTCCTCGGCGGTCCGTGCCCATTCGACCTCGCGCAAATAGCGGATCTCCGCCTCGCTCAGTCCGGCGCCGAAGCTGCGGCCGAGGTCGCCCCACTCCTGTGCCCCGCCGAGCCAGCGCCCCGCGCGGGTGCCGTAGGCGCGCACGATCCGGGTCGCGTCGGTTTCGGACAGGAACGGATGCTTTGCCCGCAGCGCCGCGATCAGCGCCGGCTGGCCGGCGAGTGGGAAATCGCCACCCGGCAGCGGCGTATGCGCGGTCCAGGCCGGGCCGGAGAGCGCCGGTAGCCTTGCCGCCAGCTCGTCGACCGCCTCCTGCGCGAGATGCCGGGACGAAGTGATCTTGCCGCCCAGCACATCGAGCAGCGGCGGCCCTTCACCGGGCTCGGACAGCGGCAGGCGATAGCCGCGGGTCGCTGCCTCGGGCTTGCCCGACCCGTCATCGACCAGCGGGCGCACCCCGGCATAGGTCCACACCACATCGGCCGGGACCACCGGCTTGGCGAAATACTCGCTCACCGCGCCACACAGATAGGCGATCTCCTCCGCGCTCGCGGCGATATGGTCGAGCGGGCCCTGGTGGTCCTCGTCGGTCGTGCCGATCAAGGTGAAATCGCCCTGGTAGGGAATCGCGAAGCAGATCCGCGTGTCGGGCAGCTGGAAGAAATAGGCGTATTCGTGGTCGAACAGTTTCGGCACCACGATATGCGATCCGCGCACCCGCCGCAGGTGGTATTCTGCCGGTAGCCCGATCAGCCGCGCGACATCGTCCGCGCCCGGCCCGGCCGCATTGACCAGCGCCTTGCCGTGGAAAATGCCGGCGGAGGTCTCCACCGCCCACAGATCGCCGTCTCGCCGCGCGGAAGTGACCGGCGTCCGCGTGCGAATCTCAGCCCCGCGCTCGGCCGCGTCGAGTGCGTTCAGCGCCACCAGCCGGGCATCGTCGACCCAGCCGTCCGAATATTCGAAGCCCCAATCGAACCCGGGCTTGAGCGGCTTGCCCGCCGGATGGCGGTGCAGGCGGATCGTGTCGGCCGCGGGCAGGCGCTTGCGCCCGCCGATATGATCGTAGAGGAACAGCCCCAGCCGCAGCACCCAGCGCGGGCGCAGATGCGGCATCCACGGCAGCACGAAGCGCATCGGGCGCACGATATGCGGCGCGATCCCCCACAGCACCTCGCGCTCGGCCAGTGCCTCGCGCACCAGCGCGAATTCGTAATATTCGAGATAGCGCAACCCGCCGTGGACCAGCTTGGTCGAGGCCGAGGACGTGCCGCTGGCAAGGTCGTGCGCCTCGAGCAACAGGACCTTCGCGCCCCTGCCCTGTGCATCGCGCGCAATGCTTGCGCCGTTGACCCCGCCGCCGATGACGATGAGGTCGAACGGCCCATTCATCCCTGGGCGTCCATCAATGCAGGATTACCGCGTGGCCCGGCGGGCGCGCATGCAGCCGGCGGAACAGTTTGCCCTTCTCGCTGTACAGCACCAGCAGCAGCGAAAGGACCGACGCCGCCAGCAGCGCCCAGGCGAGGGGGCGGGCGGTACCGTCGTAATTCTGCCCGATCAGGATCCCGATCACCGCGGCGAGCACCATGCGGACGAACGCCTGGATCGAGCTCGCCGCGCCGGCAATCTCGGCGAAGGGCTGCATCGCGATCGAACCGAAATTGGCGCCGAGGAACCCGAGCAGCATCAGATTGCATGCCATCAGCGGCAGGAACCACAGCAACGACGCGTTGTGCGGCCCATGCGCGACCCATACCTGCAGCGCGCTGACCACGATGAAGATCAGCAGGCCCGCATGGCTGACGCGGCGCGCACCGAAGCGCTCGACGATCCGCGAATTGGTGATGCTCGAAATCGCCATTGTCGCGGCGGTGCCGCCGAACACATAAGGGAAGTATTCGCCCGCGCCGAAATGCTCGCCGACCAGTTGCTGCGCCGAGTTGACGTAGCCGAACACGGTCCCGATCACGAGCGCGGTGCCAAGCACATAGCCGACCGCCTGGCGCGAGGTCGCCGCGATATACATGTTGCGCACCAGCACCTTCGGCTGAATTTCTTGGCGGAATTCGGGATGCAGCGTCTCGGGCAGGCGGAGGCCGGCCCAGACCATCACCGCGATGCCCATGATTCCCAGGCCGATGAAAATCCACCGCCAGCCGGCGACTTCGAGCACCAGCTGGCCGATGCTCGGCGCGATTACCGGCACGGTGATGAACACCGCGGTGACCAGCGAGAACACCCGCGCCATCTTGTCGCCTTCGAACTGGTCGCGGATGATCGCGCCCGGCAGCACCATCAGCCCGGCGGTCGCAAAGCCCTGCAGCACGCGCAGCACCAGCATCTGCTCGAAATCCTGCGCCAGCGCGCAGCCGAAGCCGAGCACGACATAGGCGGTGAGCGAGATCATCAGCAGTTTCTTGCGCCCGAAGCGGTCCGCAAGCACGCCGGGAACCAGCGCGCCGGCGCCCGAGGCGAGCAGGAACAGGCCGACTATCAGCTGGCGCTTGTTCGCCTCCAGCACGCCGAATTCGCCCGCGATATCGGGCAGCGCCGGCAGCATGCCGTCGATCGCCAGCGCCTGAAGCGCCATGATCATCGCGGTCAGCACCACCAGTTCGGTAGGTCCGAGGACGCGCGGCGCGGGAGGGGTGACGGTAGCCATGCGTGGCCCCTAGCCCCGCGTACACGCGAAAGGCCAGCGCGAATTGTTAGCAAGTGCAACAATTTCCCTTTGCTTCCCTTTGTCACACCGGCCGTTTTCCCCCTCGCCACCCCGGGCCTGTTCCGGAGTCCCACCTTCTTTCCCGTCATCCCGAACCTGGTTTAGGATCTATTCCGCAGTTTGCCCGGAGCGCGAAAGTGAGCGCCAGCGAACCGCCAAGCTGCGTTCGGCCCTTGCCACCCCGGAACAGGTCGGGGTGACTCAAGCAGGGGAGCAGCGGTATCATCCCCCGATGGACGACGACCGCGACGACGATGACGAATCCGCAGGCGCGCTCGGCCTGCGCAAGATCATCCATGTCGATATGGATGCATTCTACGCCAGCGTCGAACAGCGCGACGATCCCGCGCTGCGCGACCGCCCGGTCGCGGTCGGCGGGGCGAGCGGGCGCGGGGTGGTCGCCGCGGCGAGCTACGAGGCACGCAGATTCGGAGTGCGTTCGGCGATGCCTTCGCTCCGCGCGAAACAGCTCTGCCCCGAGCTGATCTTCGTCAAGCCGCGCTTCGACGCCTATCGCGAAGTCTCGCAGACGATCCGCGCGATCTTTCGCGAGTTCACCCCGCATGTCGAACCGCTGAGCCTCGACGAAGCCTATCTCGACGTGACCGAGGATCTGCGCGGGATCGGCTCGGCCACCCGCATCGCCGAGATCATCCGCGCGAAGATCCGGGCCGAGACGCGGCTCACCGCCAGCGCCGGGGTCAGCTACAACAAGTTCCTCGCGAAGCTCGCGAGCGACCAGAACAAGCCCGACGGGATCTGCGTGATCCGCCCGGGCGAAGGCATGCGCTTCGTCGCCGGCCTGCCGGTGCGGCGCTTCCACGGGGTCGGCCCGCGCGGAGCGGAAAAGATGGCGCGGCTCGGGATCGAGACCGGGGCGGACCTCGCGGCGAAGGACATCGCGTTCCTGAAAGCCCATTTCGGCAGCTTCGCCGACTATCTGTTCCGCGCCGCGCGGGGGATCGACCTCAGGCCGGTGCGCGCGAACCGCAAGCGCAAGTCGCTCGGCGGTGAGCGGACCTTCTTCGACGACATCTCTTCCGGCAACGCGCTCCACGCCGCGCTGGAAGACATCGCCGAGACCGTCTGGGGCCGGATCGAGGAAGCGCAAGCAAAAGGCCGCACCGTCACCCTCAAGCTGCGCACCACCGACTTCAAGACGATCACCCGCGCCCGCTCGCTCCCGCAGTTCATCGCCGGGCGCGAAGAGTTCTTCGCGATCGGCCACGGGCTGCTCGACGAAAGCCTGCCGCTGCCGCTTCCGGCCCGGCTGATGGGCCTGACATTGTCGGCGCTGGAAGGCGATCGGGACGCGGAGCCGAAGCCGGACACCGCGCAGTTGTCGCTGCTCTAGTTAGCGGCGAGCAGCGCCAGCCCCAACGCAACCCGCCCGCCCCGGTTCTGCGGCAGTGCATCCACCGCGAAGAACCGCGCCTCAAGGATCTCGCGCCCATCGGGAGCGGGCGTCTCGGCGGTGACGCAGGTGAACACATGCAGCCGGTTCGGCGCGCCGTGGAGCGTCCCTTCGTGGATTTCCAGCAGGGTTAGCGGCCCGGTGGCGCAGCGCAGTTCCTCGGCGAATTCGCGGGCCGCGGCCCGGGCCGGGTCCTCGCCGCGATGCAACCCGCCGCCCGGCAGCGTCCACATCCCCGCGCCATAGCTGTGCCGTACCAGCAGTACGCGCCCCGCCGGATCGCGGGCCAGCACGACCACTCCGGCCAGCCGCGGCACACCGGTCCGCCACCACAATTTGCGCAAGCGATGGGCCAGCCGCAGCGCCGCGCGGTGGAGCGGCGCCGGGACCAGCCGTTCGATCAGGTGAAGCATGTGACGTGGACGCTCGCCGCGCGCAGCAGCCGGGCGACCGGCAGATCGTTCTTGCCCCGCATCGCCGCTTCGAACAGCGCGCGCTTGTCCGCGCCGCGGATCACGAACATCAGCTCGTCCGTATCGATCAGCGCCGGAATCGTCAGGCTGAGCCGCTCGAACGGCGCCTCGGGCGGGAGCGGATCGGGCATCAGCCGGCGGACCAGACGCTGGTCGTCGGGTTGCGGATCGGTGCTCGGAAACAGCGAGGCGATATGCCCGTCATTGCCCATACCGAGCCAGGCGATCCTGAAATGCGGCGGCCGCGCGTCTTCGGTCAGCGCGGTAACGGTCGCGCCGACCGGCTCCAGCAGCGCGCG
Coding sequences within it:
- a CDS encoding phytoene/squalene synthase family protein, with product MQARETIRAGSKSFAAASRLFDRTTRERVWLLYAWCRRCDDLTDGQQGGGALGDQSRVKKRVKAIRALTERALSGQAPGDPAFDSFGIVARETGITPKMASDVIRGFELDAEGWKPQTEADLMRYCFHVAGAVGVMMAVVMGVSPRDEETLDRACDLGIAFQLANIARDVLEDDAAGRCYLPAEWLAELRIPPDKLRHKRYRKKLATLAERLAVLAKQHKRAALAGTKTLAFRKRWAIRSAAGIYGAIAVEVAKRGETAWDARVSTTKLAKARFVAGAFFRSLLPAPKLKQVPAWSRSAMGEA
- a CDS encoding NUDIX domain-containing protein, with amino-acid sequence MLHLIERLVPAPLHRAALRLAHRLRKLWWRTGVPRLAGVVVLARDPAGRVLLVRHSYGAGMWTLPGGGLHRGEDPARAAAREFAEELRCATGPLTLLEIHEGTLHGAPNRLHVFTCVTAETPAPDGREILEARFFAVDALPQNRGGRVALGLALLAAN
- a CDS encoding 6-phosphogluconolactonase; this translates as MAETAIIPGADDAAIADWLCGRLTKALAAAEGMVAISVPGGSTPFPILTLLAAKELDWARLEIWPGDDRIVPETDEASNVGRIRALLEPVGATVTALTEDARPPHFRIAWLGMGNDGHIASLFPSTDPQPDDQRLVRRLMPDPLPPEAPFERLSLTIPALIDTDELMFVIRGADKRALFEAAMRGKNDLPVARLLRAASVHVTCFT
- a CDS encoding TIGR00730 family Rossman fold protein codes for the protein MHRLAVYCGSANPDDPRYLALAREVGATLAQRGIGVVYGGGRLGLMGAVASGALEAGGEVIGVIPEALVAAEVANPECTELVVVSTMHERKRAFTDRADGFLTIPGGVGTMDELWEAVSWAQLGYHGKPVGLLNAFGFFDHLLAFNRHMAEVGFVRPAHQGIIIAEERLESLLERMEAHEPHRPIFAMKAEDL
- a CDS encoding multidrug effflux MFS transporter, producing the protein MATVTPPAPRVLGPTELVVLTAMIMALQALAIDGMLPALPDIAGEFGVLEANKRQLIVGLFLLASGAGALVPGVLADRFGRKKLLMISLTAYVVLGFGCALAQDFEQMLVLRVLQGFATAGLMVLPGAIIRDQFEGDKMARVFSLVTAVFITVPVIAPSIGQLVLEVAGWRWIFIGLGIMGIAVMVWAGLRLPETLHPEFRQEIQPKVLVRNMYIAATSRQAVGYVLGTALVIGTVFGYVNSAQQLVGEHFGAGEYFPYVFGGTAATMAISSITNSRIVERFGARRVSHAGLLIFIVVSALQVWVAHGPHNASLLWFLPLMACNLMLLGFLGANFGSIAMQPFAEIAGAASSIQAFVRMVLAAVIGILIGQNYDGTARPLAWALLAASVLSLLLVLYSEKGKLFRRLHARPPGHAVILH
- a CDS encoding glycerol-3-phosphate dehydrogenase, with the protein product MNGPFDLIVIGGGVNGASIARDAQGRGAKVLLLEAHDLASGTSSASTKLVHGGLRYLEYYEFALVREALAEREVLWGIAPHIVRPMRFVLPWMPHLRPRWVLRLGLFLYDHIGGRKRLPAADTIRLHRHPAGKPLKPGFDWGFEYSDGWVDDARLVALNALDAAERGAEIRTRTPVTSARRDGDLWAVETSAGIFHGKALVNAAGPGADDVARLIGLPAEYHLRRVRGSHIVVPKLFDHEYAYFFQLPDTRICFAIPYQGDFTLIGTTDEDHQGPLDHIAASAEEIAYLCGAVSEYFAKPVVPADVVWTYAGVRPLVDDGSGKPEAATRGYRLPLSEPGEGPPLLDVLGGKITSSRHLAQEAVDELAARLPALSGPAWTAHTPLPGGDFPLAGQPALIAALRAKHPFLSETDATRIVRAYGTRAGRWLGGAQEWGDLGRSFGAGLSEAEIRYLREVEWARTAEDVLWRRSKLGLHMSEAERAEVAAFLA
- the dinB gene encoding DNA polymerase IV, producing the protein MDDDRDDDDESAGALGLRKIIHVDMDAFYASVEQRDDPALRDRPVAVGGASGRGVVAAASYEARRFGVRSAMPSLRAKQLCPELIFVKPRFDAYREVSQTIRAIFREFTPHVEPLSLDEAYLDVTEDLRGIGSATRIAEIIRAKIRAETRLTASAGVSYNKFLAKLASDQNKPDGICVIRPGEGMRFVAGLPVRRFHGVGPRGAEKMARLGIETGADLAAKDIAFLKAHFGSFADYLFRAARGIDLRPVRANRKRKSLGGERTFFDDISSGNALHAALEDIAETVWGRIEEAQAKGRTVTLKLRTTDFKTITRARSLPQFIAGREEFFAIGHGLLDESLPLPLPARLMGLTLSALEGDRDAEPKPDTAQLSLL
- a CDS encoding MFS transporter; this encodes MAREADGVTRASVKVIAASSLGTVFEWYDFYLYGLLATIISAQFFSGVNETTAFILALAAFAAGFAVRPFGALVFGRVGDLVGRKYTFLVTMGIMGASTFTVGLLPSYATIGVAAPLLLVALRLLQGLAIGGEYGGAAIYVAEHAPEGKRGFYTSFIQTNSTAGLFAALLLVIGLRATMAPDAFADWGWRLPFLLSAVLLAISLWIRLQLAESPVFQKMKDEGATSAAPLSEAFGKWSNLRWGVIALFGAVAGQAVIWYTSQFYALFYLERVLKVDGATTNILIAIALAIGTPLYLLFGWLSDRVGRKLVIMAGLALGVVTLNPLFTALTAAANPALADAQATAPVTVAADPEYCSVQFDPVGRNKFDTTGCDVAKSALAKAGIPYADGRPKVENLLIAIETFTPPQPVRVKVGDVVLPTLAPVKPSAEEVAAFRSALTGELAKAGYPAQADPARIDYLRVIAILVALLVPVTMTYGPLAALLVELFPTRIRYTALSLPYHIGNGWFGGFLPTIAFAIVAATGNIYAGLWYPIGVAAMTLVVGLLFLPETFRRRIDHEG